A genomic stretch from Kovacikia minuta CCNUW1 includes:
- a CDS encoding iron uptake porin, with translation MAKAVALAGCLITATAGLVPAVGQTIDHPTGDTGDEATPPSASALDQVTSVSQLSDVKPTDWAFQALQSLVERYGCIVGYPDKTYRGNRALSRYEFAAGVNACLDRISELLAAGTADLVKKEDLVALQKMQEEFAAELAALRGRVDTLAVRTATLESQQFSTTTKLNVLSSFNLSHNFASGDVKAEGIPIPNAFPAARLALRAPNPATGRLEPIVTTTRRDPSTTFSNSTYLIFTSSFSGRDALTTILAAGNGNPPASVYSSAGFSSTFNVPYADSNPVNPLAPSSVGLFELKYSFPIGDAVNVLVGPRILAFRHFDVNPYTNVVSGASGLNSYQSTLANSGLSGAGAIVSWNISPQLVFQAAYLNRNDASLQYFGGDGAANPLRGIFKGSYSVLAELAYSPTSPGHPALFVHPRPHPGSPRIAPVPAQLPVFPDQFPPGCGG, from the coding sequence ATGGCAAAAGCTGTGGCTCTAGCAGGCTGTTTAATCACCGCTACCGCAGGTTTAGTACCCGCCGTGGGGCAGACGATCGACCATCCAACCGGGGACACAGGGGACGAGGCAACCCCTCCCAGCGCCAGCGCCCTGGATCAGGTCACATCCGTTTCCCAACTATCAGACGTAAAGCCAACCGATTGGGCGTTCCAGGCTTTACAATCCCTGGTTGAGCGCTACGGTTGTATTGTCGGCTATCCAGACAAAACCTACCGGGGCAACCGGGCATTAAGCCGTTACGAATTTGCCGCAGGGGTGAATGCCTGCCTCGATCGGATCAGTGAACTGCTGGCGGCTGGAACCGCTGACCTGGTGAAAAAAGAAGACCTGGTTGCCCTGCAAAAAATGCAGGAAGAGTTTGCCGCAGAACTGGCAGCACTGCGCGGTCGGGTCGATACCTTAGCAGTTCGGACGGCAACCCTGGAGAGCCAACAGTTTTCGACCACAACCAAGCTGAATGTGCTGAGTTCGTTTAACCTCAGCCACAACTTTGCCAGTGGAGACGTGAAGGCAGAGGGCATTCCCATTCCCAACGCGTTTCCAGCCGCAAGACTGGCACTGCGGGCACCCAACCCGGCAACGGGCAGACTGGAACCGATCGTCACCACCACCCGCCGCGATCCGTCCACCACCTTCAGCAACTCCACCTATTTGATTTTTACCTCTTCCTTTAGCGGACGGGATGCGCTGACCACCATTTTGGCAGCGGGCAATGGCAACCCGCCTGCCAGCGTTTACAGTTCAGCTGGTTTTTCCAGCACCTTTAACGTCCCCTATGCCGACTCGAATCCGGTCAACCCCCTGGCACCCAGCAGCGTCGGCTTGTTTGAGTTGAAATATAGCTTTCCGATCGGCGACGCGGTGAACGTGCTGGTGGGTCCCCGTATCCTGGCATTCCGCCATTTTGATGTAAATCCTTATACCAATGTGGTCAGTGGAGCCAGCGGGCTTAATTCCTATCAAAGCACCCTGGCGAATAGTGGGTTGTCAGGAGCAGGCGCGATCGTCAGTTGGAATATCAGCCCCCAGCTGGTGTTTCAGGCGGCTTACCTGAACCGGAATGATGCCTCGCTGCAATACTTTGGCGGAGATGGGGCAGCAAATCCGCTGCGGGGCATCTTTAAAGGTTCCTATTCTGTCCTGGCAGAACTGGCCTATTCCCCCACTTCCCCAGGTCACCCTGCGCTTTTTGTACACCCGCGCCCACATCCAGGCTCCCCCCGCATCGCCCCCGTTCCAGCCCAGCTTCCCGTTTTTCCTGACCAATTCCCTCCGGGGTGTGGTGGATGA
- a CDS encoding IS5 family transposase: protein MRDLTERQWPQLQSILPSQKPEVERPNEDHRRIINGILWVNRTGATWRDVPERYGPWSTVASRFYRWRKAGIWHQILERLQQQADVAGSLDWEMH from the coding sequence GTGAGAGATTTAACAGAAAGACAGTGGCCACAGCTTCAATCCATCCTCCCGTCACAGAAACCAGAAGTCGAACGCCCAAACGAAGATCATCGTCGGATTATCAATGGCATTTTATGGGTCAATCGCACAGGGGCGACTTGGCGTGATGTACCTGAACGCTACGGGCCCTGGTCAACCGTTGCCAGTCGGTTTTACCGCTGGCGCAAAGCAGGAATTTGGCACCAGATTCTGGAACGTTTGCAGCAGCAGGCAGATGTGGCAGGATCATTGGATTGGGAAATGCATTAG